The proteins below come from a single Panicum hallii strain FIL2 chromosome 7, PHallii_v3.1, whole genome shotgun sequence genomic window:
- the LOC112899420 gene encoding nucleolin-like, with protein MSSSSSSSSEEASADAREVESVHLPAKNPPVVAPAPVRQESDGDEGDDDDEDAEDSGSEAREEGEEDSDTEEDGHSSDEDYEDEVVEDSEPDEPLPPPPLTKSRGKSPPSPDLTKQPVAKRNAAAAGLAESSSSKKRAPPVARTKSLPLKPAEKKLPPPEEEAAKEEVAKSTAPKAAARRKRRNKSPTNAPAKDSTKWPPSKNNKAAPAAMECEQVA; from the exons atgtcgtcgtcttcctcctcctcctccgaggAAGCCTCCGCCGACGCACGAGAGGTGGAGTCTGTGCATCTCCCAGCCAAGAACCCTCCTGTCGTGGCGCCGGCGCCAGTGCGCCAGGAaagcgacggcgacgagggggacgacgacgacgaggatgCCGAAGACAGCGGCAGTGAGGCACgcgaggagggagaggaagataGTGACACCGAGGAAGATGGCCATAGCTCCGATGAAGACTACGAGGACGAGGTGGTGGAAGACTCCGAACCTGACGAGCCGCTGCCTCCGCCGCCACTCACCAAGTCCAGGGGGAAGTCGCCGCCTTCTCCCGACCTCACCAAACAACCCGTTGCGAAGCGGAACGCGGCAGCGGCCGGGCTCGCGGAATCCTCTTCATCCAAGAAGAGGGCGCCACCGGTTGCCCGCACCAAGTCGCTGCCGCTGAAGCCGGCGGAGAAGAAGCTGCCCCcaccggaggaggaggcggcgaagGAGGAGGTCGCCAAGTCGACCGCGCCGAAAGCTGcggcgaggaggaagaggaggaacaAGTCGCCGACGAACGCGCCGGCCAAGGATAGCACCAAGTGGCCCCCGTCCAAGAACAACAAGGCTGCACCTGCTGCGATGGAGTGCG AACAAGTCGCCTAA